One region of Camelina sativa cultivar DH55 chromosome 6, Cs, whole genome shotgun sequence genomic DNA includes:
- the LOC104792427 gene encoding protein ROS1-like produces MEKQSSVQQPPWIPQTPMKPISPLCSNTVEEPVHRNQVEERIFVGNKDTNGLDHLSFGDLLALANSASLCFSGQIPKPTTRDTEVMDKGNEAVESVISVSNNVAEHIIKTPEKPKRKKHRPKVLKEAKPKKAPKPPAPRKSVVADGQETKTPRRKYVRKKVVSKDQESTPAESSAAVKTSTRAKKLCRRALDFEPGKGDEMESAVLDSGNQGSNGCLLSVPTTPKRKRSQGKSKGKEPENNGSYLEEADISMAQAAKRRQRKEPTTGCDMNLSEIQYHELCDYQKTHWLYFPMLQQEGWRSDAICSKSFAGQQHKDVSAFDSKYYSFTTQPSGNRVLTNEEKREGTFQRRQQSEFNVLSDKIDTPIKKRTTGHARFRNLSSMNEVSELLPSGYHSKPLQKDNKRIIQSVKSQTNQKTLLLNPFQFPVSVSGLSPDELWKQRYSVQAISEQLRLLDINRETSETALIPYSMKTQGNQIVVFGSGAGALVPVTPVKKRHPRPKVDLDDETEKVWRLLLENINSEGVDGSDEKKAKWWEDERNVFRGRADSFIARMHLVQGDRRFTPWKGSVVDSVVGVFLTQNVSDHLSSSAFMSLASEFPVTSVPSSNFDVGTSSTPSIQITYLDSEESMSSPADQNHSSVILKNTEADEEKDYVHSNENSRSSSEIASSAHESVCKTTDSKMYVESDRKGSSVEVDKTDQECHILNLFPSEDSALTSQRSVVSDAPQNKERPGSSSEIDLEEEYRTSYLKLLLGVQGSQEESNQKSQCDNSRQEVGVSSNHGSFQVSPNMSPGDCSSEVTNLQSLKVTTKSSDGDVLSCQKSELAEGCAKGKTKLKEKKEAFDWDSLRREAQVREGKREKSTRTMDTVDWEAIRAAHVSEVAETIKSRGMNHKLAERIQGFLDRLVNDHGSIDLEWLRDVPPDKAKEYLLSFNGLGLKSVECVRLLTLHHLAFPVDTNVGRIAVRLGWVPLQPLPESLQLHLLEMYPVLESIQKYLWPRLCKLDQKTLYELHYQMITFGKVFCTKSKPNCNACPMRGECRHFASAFASARLALPGTEKGMGTPDKNPLPLHLPKPLLRDQGSEVVKHAEPAKQFTCCEPIIEEPASPEPESAQVSIADIEDAFFEDPEEIPTIRLNLDAFTSNLKKIMEHSKELQDGNMSSALVALTAETASLPMPKLKNISQLRTEHQVYELPDGHPLLVQLEKREPDDPCSYLLAIWTPGETADSIQPAVSKCIFQTNGKLCHEETCFSCNSIKEARSQTVRGTILIPCRTAMRGSFPLNGTYFQVNEVFADHASSLNPIDVPREWLWDLPRRTVFFGTSIPTIFKGLRTDKIQQCFWKGYVCVRGFDRKTRGPKPLIARLHFPASKMKAQQVNLA; encoded by the exons atGGAGAAACAAAGCAGCGTTCAACAGCCTCCATGGATTCCTCAGACACCCATGAAGCCGATTTCTCCGCTCTGCTCAAATACGGTGGAGGAGCCAGTTCATCGGAACCAGGTTGAAGAAAG GATATTTGTTGGGAACAAGGACACGAATGGTCTTGATCACTTGTCTTTTGGGGATTTGCTGGCTCTAGCCAACTCTGCATCACTCTGTTTCTCTGGTCAAATCCCAAAACCTACTACAA GAGACACAGAAGTGATGGACAAAGGTAATGAAGCCGTGGAGAGTGTGATCTCAGTGAGTAACAATGTTGCTGAACATATCATCAAGACTCCTGAAAAaccaaagaggaagaagcatcGGCCAAAGGTTCTTAAAGAAGCTAAACCCAAGAAGGCACCTAAACCGCCAGCTCCAAGGAAATCTGTTGTTGCTGATGGTCAAGAGACCAAAACACCAAGGAGGAAATATGTGCGGAAGAAGGTGGTCAGTAAGGATCAAGAGTCAACTCCTGCTGAATCATCAGCAGCTGTAAAAACTTCAACTCGTGCCAAGAAGCTTTGTAGACGAGCTTTGGATTTTGAACCCGGAAAGGGAGATGAGATGGAATCAGCTGTTTTAGATTCTGGGAATCAAGGATCCAACGGTTGCCTTCTTTCGGTGCCTACCACGCCCAAGAGAAAGCGCAGTCAAGGTAAAAGCAAGGGGAAGGAACCTGAGAACAATGGTAGTTACCTAGAAGAAGCTGATATTTCAATGGCACAAGCTgcaaagagaagacaaagaaaagaaccaaCAACTGGCTGTGACATGAATCTATCAGAGATTCAGTACCATGAGCTATGTGACTACCAGAAAACACATTGGTTGTATTTCCCAATGTTACAACAGGAAGGGTGGAGATCTGATGCCATTTGCAGCAAATCATTCGCTGGACAACAACACAAGGATGTTTCTGCCTTTGACTCCAAGTACTACAGTTTCACAACTCAACCCAGTGGTAATAGAGTCCTAAccaatgaagaaaaacgtgAAGGTACCTTTCAAAGAAGGCAACAGTCTGAATTCAATGTTCTCTCGGATAAGATAGATACACCAATAAAGAAGAGAACTACAGGCCATGCTCGATTCCGGAATTTATCTTCCATGAATGAAGTTTCTGAGCTGTTACCCTCAGGATATCATAGCAAACCACTGCAGAAGGATAATAAGCGAATCATTCAGTCTGTGAAATCACAAACCAACCAGAAAACTCTTCTTCTAAATCCTTTTCAGTTTCCAGTTTCAGTTTCTG GTCTTTCTCCAGATGAACTTTGGAAACAACGTTACTCGGTTCAAGCAATCAGTGAGCAATTGCGTCTATTAGACATCAACAGGGAGACTTCTGAAACTGCTCTCATTCCTTACTCAATGAAAACTCAAGGAAACCAAATTGTAGTCTTCGGCAGTGGCGCTGGAGCACTTGTGCCTGTAACTCCTGTTAAGAAACGGCACCCACGGCCAAAGGTTGACCTAGACGATGAGACAGAAAAAGTGTGGAGACTGCTACTGGAAAATATTAATAGCGAGGGTGTTGACGGATCAGATGAGAAGAAGGCGAAATGGTGGGAGGACGAACGTAATGTGTTTCGAGGACGAGCTGACTCGTTTATAGCACGGATGCATCTTGTACAAG GGGATCGCCGTTTTACACCTTGGAAGGGATCCGTTGTTGATTCTGTTGTTGGAGTATTTCTCACGCAAAACGTTTCAGACCATCTTTCAAG CTCTGCTTTCATGTCACTTGCTTCAGAGTTTCCTGTGACTTCAGTACCCAGCAGTAACTTTGACGTTGGAACAAGCTCCACGCCTTCTATTCAAATAACTTACTTGGACTCAGAGGAGTCGATGTCAAGCCCAGCCGATCAGAATCACAGTTCTGTTATCTTGAAAAACACAGAGGCTGATGAGGAGAAGGATTACGTACATAGCAATGAAAACTCCAGAAGCAGTAGTGAGATTGccagctcagcccatgaatcagTTTGCAAAACCACGGATTCAAAGATGTATGTGGAATCAGATCGAAAAGGCTCAAGTGTAGAGGTTGATAAGACAGATCAGGAGTGCCATATCTTAAACCTGTTTCCATCTGAAGATTCTGCACTTACATCCCAACGGTCAGTGGTTTCTGATGCTCCTCAAAATAAAGAGAGACCAGGATCAAGCTCGGAGATCGACTTAGAAGAAGAGTATCGTACTTCCTATCTGAAGCTCCTACTTGGCGTACAAGGCTCACAAGAAGAGTCCAATCAAAAGAGTCAGTGTGACAATTCAAGGCAAGAAGTTGGGGTCTCAAGCAATCATGGAAGCTTCCAAGTATCACCAAATATGTCTCCCGGTGATTGTAGCTCAGAAGTTACGAATTTACAATCACTAAAAGTGACCACAAAATCTTCTGATGGGGATGTTTTGAGTTGTCAGAAATCTGAGCTGGCTGAAGGCTGTGCAAAAGGAAAAACGAAattgaaggagaaaaaagagGCGTTTGATTGGGATAGTTTAAGAAGAGAAGCCCAAGTTagagaaggaaaaagagaaaaatcaacAAGGACAATGGACACTGTGGACTGGGAGGCAATACGAGCTGCGCATGTTAGTGAAGTTGCTGAAACTATCAAGAGTCGCGGCATGAACCATAAACTTGCGGAACGTATACAG GGCTTCCTTGATCGACTAGTCAACGACCATGGAAGTATAGATCTTGAATGGTTGAGAGATGTTCCACCTGATAAAGCAAA AGAATATCTTCTGAGCTTTAATGGATTGGGTCTAAAAAGTGTGGAATGTGTGCGCCTTCTAACATTGCACCATCTTGCATTTCCG GTTGATACAAATGTTGGGCGCATAGCCGTTAGACTTGGATGGGTGCCCCTTCAACCGCTCCCAGAGTCACTGCAGTTGCATCTTCTAGAAAT GTATCCTGTTCTTGAATCTATCCAAAAGTATCTTTGGCCTCGTCTGTGCAAACTCGATCAAAAAACATT GTATGAGTTGCATTACCAGATGATTACTTTTGGAAAG gTCTTTTGCACAAAGAGCAAACCTAATTGCAATGCATGTCCGATGAGAGGAGAATGCAGACATTTTGCGAGTGCGTTTGCAAG TGCAAGGCTTGCTTTACCCGGTACAGAGAAAGGCATGGGGACGCCTGATAAAAATCCTTTGCCTCTGCACCTGCCAAAGCCATTACTGAGAGATCAAGGGTCAGAAGTAGTAAAGCACGCAGAACCAGCAAAACAGTTCACATGTTGTGAACCAATTATCGAAGAGCCAGCATCACCGGAGCCAGAAAGCGCGCAAGTATCAATAGCTGACATAGAGGATGCATTTTTTGAGGATCCGGAAGAAATTCCTACAATAAGGCTAAACTTGGATGCTTTTACCAGtaatttgaagaaaattatGGAACACAGCAAGGAACTTCAAGACGGAAACATGTCCAGCGCTTTAGTTGCACTTACAGCTGAAACGGCTTCTCTTCCAATGCCTAAGCTCAAGAATATCAGCCAATTGAGGACAGAACACCAAGT TTATGAACTTCCAGATGGGCATCCTCTTCTAGTTCAG TTGGAGAAGAGAGAACCTGATGATCCGTGCTCTTACTTGCTTGCTATTTGGACGCCAG GTGAGACAGCTGATTCTATTCAACCGGCTGTAAGTAAGTGTATATTCCAAACAAATGGTAAGCTTTGTCATGAGGAGACTTGTTTCTCCTGCAACAGCATCAAGGAGGCAAGATCTCAGACTGTGAGAGGGACAATCTTG ATTCCATGTAGAACCGCAATGAGAGGTAGTTTCCCTTTGAATGGGACTTATTTTCAAGTTAATGAG GTTTTCGCCGATCATGCTTCCAGCCTAAATCCAATCGATGTTCCAAGAGAGTGGTTATGGGACTTGCCTAGAAGAACTGTCTTCTTTGGAACCTCTATACCTACGATATTCAAAG gcTTACGTACGGATAAGATACAACAATGTTTCTGGAAAG GGTATGTATGTGTGCGTGGTTTTGATCGAAAGACTAGAGGACCTAAGCCTTTGATTGCAAGATTGCACTTCCCTGCGAGCAAAATGAAGGCGCAACAAGTTAACCTCGCCTAA